A single region of the Triticum dicoccoides isolate Atlit2015 ecotype Zavitan chromosome 2B, WEW_v2.0, whole genome shotgun sequence genome encodes:
- the LOC119364721 gene encoding U-box domain-containing protein 6-like, whose protein sequence is MERIEVDADFVVAGNWKLHGELCKKLYTIVHEVSIAIPALESTKPGSNSGLLALSSLRIAVDKAKNLLQYCSECSKLYLALTAECVLTKFEKARCALLESLHQLEETLPEAIDSQIPEIANELENSFFALDQAEKQVGDQVKQIIQNEKKSNGFLDDNELEFFRQTILRAGITSSAAALTERRALRRLLERAQAEEDTKKESIASYLLHLMRKYSSHFRSETMDSISSQCSSPSCSFTSMSSSTDLHGNLEKLLPRSGSINFKQIKGLSGSMPLPPEELRCPISLQLMYDPVVIASGQTYERACIEKWFNSGNTTCPKTRKELPQLSVTPNYCIKGLITSWCEQNGVPVPNAPPESPKLKYLRITSLKSSKCVVTNGVSTILFEDAGAKDTKDDKLNTDVALEKCSSHNSREATSETCEEEEEVSVEKCSFQNNPVEAAPERCERWLRVLSKGSECIDEQREVVEQVRFQLKGDDELRDYVGANGITEPLTCFLKMALSREDVQSQEVGTMALFNLAVSNNRNKRQLLSAGVIPLMEQMMQKPETCEAAVAMYLNLSCLEEAQAIIGSSQVIPVLIRCLQEEGYRSDTCRLDALLTLYNLSLHAPNIPVLLSSGVVHSIHTVLAPSSSSWTDQALTLLINLALTWAGKKEIAANQAIVGDIVFILDNGEAAEQEKAVSCLWMICNGDEGCSQTVLQEGVIPALVSLTANGTGKAKDKAQKLLRLFREQRQRELEQQQPRVELLEVASQAAAQQEQEEEEQQQQQQQQEEAAAAGKTAASEQSSEGKKPPARLSRSKSKRLARVITCLIKKWTTPGGGGDRCKL, encoded by the exons ATGGAGAGGATCGAGGTTGACGCAGACTTTGTTGTTGCTGGCAATTGGAAG CTACATGGTGAACTATGTAAGAAACTTTACACTATAGTTCATGAAGTTTCAATTGCCATCCCTGCCCTTGAGAGTACAAAACCTGGAAGTAATTCTGGACTTCTGGCGTTGAGCTCCTTGCGCATAGCTGTTGATAAAGCCAAGAATCTGCTTCAGTACTGCTCAGAGTGTAGCAAGCTTTACTTG GCCCTAACAGCAGAATGTGTTCTTACAAAATTTGAGAAAGCAAGATGCGCTCTTTTAGAAAGTCTTCACCAGTTGGAAGAAACACTTCCAGAAGCAATTGATTCTCAG ATCCCAGAGATTGCAAATGAGCTGGAGAATTCATTTTTTGCTTTGGATCAGGCTGAAAAGCAAGTTGGTGATCAAGTGAAACAGATAATTCAGAATGAGAAGAAATCCAATGGATTCCTTGATGACAATGAACTTGAATTCTTTCGGCAAACTATTTTGAGAGCTGGCATTACATCATCTGCTGCAGCTCTTACTGAGAGAAGAGCACTTAGAAGGCTTCTTGAAAGAGCCCAGGCAGAAGAAGACACAAAGAAAGAATCAATAGCATCCTATCTGCTGCATCTTATGAGGAAATATTCAAGTCATTTCAGGAGCGAAACAATGGATTCCATCAGCTCCCAGTGCTCAAGTCCTTCGTGCTCCTTCACTTCAATGTCCAGCTCAACTGATCTCCATGGAAATCTCGAGAAGCTCCTGCCTAGGTCTGGCTCCATCAATTTCAAGCAGATTAAAGGGCTATCAGGGAGCATGCCATTGCCACCTGAGGAACTAAGGTGTCCAATCTCTCTGCAGCTCATGTATGACCCTGTTGTTATCGCATCTGGTCAGACCTACGAGCGAGCTTGCATCGAGAAATGGTTTAACAGTGGGAATACAACCTGCCCCAAAACTCGGAAAGAGTTACCCCAGCTTTCCGTGACACCTAATTACTGCATCAAGGGTCTGATAACATCCTGGTGTGAACAAAATGGGGTTCCAGTTCCTAACGCCCCGCCAGAATCCCCAAAGCTCAAATATTTGAGGATAACATCTCTGAAGAGTAGCAAATGCGTGGTGACGAATGGTGTTAGCACGATATTGTTCGAGGACGCAGGCGCAAAAGACACAAAAGACGACAAGTTGAACACCGACGTTGCTTTGGAGAAGTGCTCTAGCCATAATTCCAGGGAAGCAACATCTGAGACatgcgaagaagaagaggaggtaTCTGTGGAGAAGTGCTCTTTTCAGAATAACCCTGTAGAGGCTGCACCGGAGAGATGTGAACGCTGGCTGCGTGTGCTAAGCAAGGGCAGTGAGTGCATCGACGAGCAGCGTGAGGTGGTCGAGCAGGTCAGGTTCCAGTTGAAGGGTGATGATGAGCTCAGGGACTATGTGGGTGCTAATGGTATTACTGAGCCACTCACCTGCTTCCTGAAGATGGCTCTCAGCAGAGAAGACGTGCAATCTCAGGAGGTCGGAACAATGGCTCTTTTCAATCTTGCCGTCAGCAATAACAG GAACAAGCGGCAGCTGCTCTCAGCTGGAGTTATCCCTCTGATGGAGCAGATGATGCAGAAACCGGAGACCTGCGAGGCTGCGGTGGCGATGTATCTCAACCTCTCCTGTCTGGAGGAGGCGCAGGCCATCATCGGGTCGAGCCAAGTCATCCCTGTCCTGATCAGGtgcctgcaagaagaagggtaccgGAGCGACACGTGCCGGCTGGACGCGCTCCTGACGCTGTACAACCTGTCCCTGCACGCGCCCAACATCCCGGTGCTCCTCTCGTCGGGCGTCGTCCACAGCATCCACACCGTGCtggcgccgtcgtcgtcgtcgtggaCGGACCAGGCCCTGACCTTGCTGATCAACCTGGCGCTGACCTGGGCCGGGAAGAAGGAGATCGCGGCGAACCAGGCCATCGTGGGCGACATCGTGTTCATCCTGGACAACGGCGAGGCGGCGGAGCAGGAGAAGGCGGTGTCGTGCCTGTGGATGATCTGCAACGGCGACGAGGGGTGCAGCCAGACGGTGCTGCAGGAGGGCGTGATCCCGGCGCTGGTGTCCCTGACGGCGAACGGCACGGGCAAGGCCAAGGACAAGGCGCAGAAGCTGCTCCGGCTGTTCCGGGAGCAGCGGCAGcgcgagctggagcagcagcagccgcGGGTGGAGCTGCTCGAGGTGGCCAGCCAGGCCGCCGCGCAGCAGGAACAGGAGgaggaagagcagcagcagcagcaacaacagcaggaggaggccgcggcggcggggaagaCGGCGGCGTCCGAGCAGAGCAGCGAGGGCAAGAAGCCGCCGGCGCGGCTGAGCAGGTCCAAGTCCAAGCGGCTGGCCAGGGTCATCACCTGCCTCATCAAGAAGTGGACGacgccaggcggcggcggcgacaggtgTAAACTGTAA